A part of Prionailurus viverrinus isolate Anna chromosome E1, UM_Priviv_1.0, whole genome shotgun sequence genomic DNA contains:
- the ACSF2 gene encoding medium-chain acyl-CoA ligase ACSF2, mitochondrial isoform X3, which translates to MAIYPWGLRLGRLCAGSPGVPGTRAVLARAWQEARLQGARPLSSAGADRTVPLPVGGLSYIQGLTRQRLINKTVGQCLEAIARRVPDREALVVPQENIRLTFAQLKEEVDKAASGLLSIGLRKGDRLGMWGPNSYAWVLMQLATAQAGIILVSVNPAYQAMELEYALKKVGCKAVTFPKQFKTQQYYNILKQICPELEKAQPGALKSQRLPDLTTVISVDDPLPGALLLDEVVAAGSTEQHLARLRYTQQFLSCHDPINIQFTSGTTGSPKGATLSHYNIVNNSNMIGDRLRLHLKTSEDLRIILPSPLYHCLGSVGGTMVSLMYGATLILPCPTFDGKKALEAISKERCDCWVPRTPRADPSHHRQAKHEGAGGAGAEEGRAASTQTKLAAIQVAYGTTENSPVTFMNFAEDTVEQKAESVGRIMPHTEAQIVDMKTGTLAELNTSGELCIRGYCVMLGYWGEPQKTEEAIGQDKWYHTGDIAVMDNQGFCKIVGRSKDMIIRGGENIYPAELEDFFHTHPQVQEVQVVGVKDDRMGEEICACIRLKKGEKTTAEEIKAFCKGKISHFKIPRYVVFVTNYPLTVSGKIQKFKLRQQMEQHLNL; encoded by the exons CTCCGCAGGGGCAGATCGCACCGTCCCCCTGCCCGTCGGAGGCCTCAGCTACATCCAGGGCCTCACAAGACAGCGTCTTATCAACAAGACTGTGGGGCAGTGCCTGGAAGCCATAGCACGGAGGGTCCCCGACCGGGAGGCCTTGGTCGTCCCCCAGGAGAACATCAGGCTGACCTTTGCCCAGCTCAAGGAGGAG GTGGACAAAGCGGCTTCTGGGCTCCTGAGTATCGGCCTCCGCAAGGGCGACCGGCTGGGCATGTGGGGACCCAACTCCTATGCGTGGGTGCTCATGCAGCTGGCCACCGCTCAGGCAGGCATCATTCTG GTGTCTGTGAACCCAGCCTACCAGGCTATGGAGTTGGAGTATGCCCTCAAGAAG GTAGGCTGCAAAGCCGTCACATTCCCCAAGCAGTTCAAGACCCAGCAATACTACAACATCCTGAAGCAGATCTGCCCAGAGTTGGAGAAGGCCCAGCCGGGGGCCTTGAAGAGTCAGAG GCTCCCAGACCTGACCACAGTCATCTCGGTGGACGACCCTCTGCCAGGGGCCCTGCTCCTTGATGAGGTGGTGGCAGCTGGAAGCACAGAGCAGCATCTGGCCCGGCTGCGGTACACCCAGCAGTTCCTGTCCTGCCACGACCCCATCAACATCCAGTTCACCTCG GGGACGACAGGCAGCCCCAAGGGGGCCACACTCTCCCACTACAACATTGTCAACAACTCCAACATGATAGGGGATCGGCTGAGGCTGCACCTAAAG ACGTCAGAGGACTTACGGATCATCCTGCCCAGCCCCCTGTACCACTGCCTGGGTTCTGTGGGGGGCACGATGGTGAGCCTAATGTATGGTGCTACCCTTATCCTACCCTGTCCGACCTTTGATGGCAAGAAGGCGCTGGAGGCCATCAGCAAAGAGAG GTGTGATTGCTGGGTCCCCCGCACCCCCAGAGCTGATCCGAGCCATCATCGACAAGCTAAACATGAAGGAGCTGGTG GGGCCGGGGCTGAAGAAGGGCGGGCCGCATCCACCCAGACAAAGTTGGCTGCCATCCAG GTGGCTTACGGAACAACAGAGAACAGTCCCGTGACCTTCATGAACTTCGCTGAGGACACTGTGGAACAGAAGGCAGAAAGTGTGGGCAGAATTATGCCTCACACAGAG GCCCAGATTGTGGACATGAAGACGGGGACGCTGGCCGAGCTGAACACGTCCGGGGAGCTGTGCATCCGAGGGTACTGCGTCATGCTGGGCTACTGGGGCGAGCCCCAGAAGACCGAGGAAGCGATTGGACAGGACAAGTGGTATCACACAGG AGACATCGCCGTGATGGACAATCAGGGCTTCTGCAAGATCGTGGGCCGCTCCAAGGATATGATCATCCGGGGCGGTGAGAACATCTACCCCGCCGAGCTTGAAGACTTCTTTCACACACACCCGCAGGTGCAGGAAGTGCAG GTGGTGGGGGTGAAGGATGACCGGATGGGGGAGGAAATCTGTGCCTGCATTCGCCTGAAAAAGGGGGAGAAGACTACAGCGGAGGAGATCAAGGCTTTCTGCAAAGGAAAG ATCTCCCACTTCAAGATTCCCCGATACGTCGTGTTTGTCACAAACTACCCCCTCACTGTCTCAGGAAAG
- the ACSF2 gene encoding medium-chain acyl-CoA ligase ACSF2, mitochondrial isoform X4 produces MAIYPWGLRLGRLCAGSPGVPGTRAVLARAWQEARLQGARPLSSAGADRTVPLPVGGLSYIQGLTRQRLINKTVGQCLEAIARRVPDREALVVPQENIRLTFAQLKEEVDKAASGLLSIGLRKGDRLGMWGPNSYAWVLMQLATAQAGIILVSVNPAYQAMELEYALKKVGCKAVTFPKQFKTQQYYNILKQICPELEKAQPGALKSQRLPDLTTVISVDDPLPGALLLDEVVAAGSTEQHLARLRYTQQFLSCHDPINIQFTSGTTGSPKGATLSHYNIVNNSNMIGDRLRLHLKTSEDLRIILPSPLYHCLGSVGGTMVSLMYGATLILPCPTFDGKKALEAISKERGTILYGTPTMFVDILNQPDFSSYDISSMCGGVIAGSPAPPELIRAIIDKLNMKELVGPGLKKGGPHPPRQSWLPSSPCTRVIFQSHGEIPPPPKATPPGYHRGGWAEQGCSQETGLVTAVGKGQSVVWGDSAAQPVFPVWRHPESCAKG; encoded by the exons CTCCGCAGGGGCAGATCGCACCGTCCCCCTGCCCGTCGGAGGCCTCAGCTACATCCAGGGCCTCACAAGACAGCGTCTTATCAACAAGACTGTGGGGCAGTGCCTGGAAGCCATAGCACGGAGGGTCCCCGACCGGGAGGCCTTGGTCGTCCCCCAGGAGAACATCAGGCTGACCTTTGCCCAGCTCAAGGAGGAG GTGGACAAAGCGGCTTCTGGGCTCCTGAGTATCGGCCTCCGCAAGGGCGACCGGCTGGGCATGTGGGGACCCAACTCCTATGCGTGGGTGCTCATGCAGCTGGCCACCGCTCAGGCAGGCATCATTCTG GTGTCTGTGAACCCAGCCTACCAGGCTATGGAGTTGGAGTATGCCCTCAAGAAG GTAGGCTGCAAAGCCGTCACATTCCCCAAGCAGTTCAAGACCCAGCAATACTACAACATCCTGAAGCAGATCTGCCCAGAGTTGGAGAAGGCCCAGCCGGGGGCCTTGAAGAGTCAGAG GCTCCCAGACCTGACCACAGTCATCTCGGTGGACGACCCTCTGCCAGGGGCCCTGCTCCTTGATGAGGTGGTGGCAGCTGGAAGCACAGAGCAGCATCTGGCCCGGCTGCGGTACACCCAGCAGTTCCTGTCCTGCCACGACCCCATCAACATCCAGTTCACCTCG GGGACGACAGGCAGCCCCAAGGGGGCCACACTCTCCCACTACAACATTGTCAACAACTCCAACATGATAGGGGATCGGCTGAGGCTGCACCTAAAG ACGTCAGAGGACTTACGGATCATCCTGCCCAGCCCCCTGTACCACTGCCTGGGTTCTGTGGGGGGCACGATGGTGAGCCTAATGTATGGTGCTACCCTTATCCTACCCTGTCCGACCTTTGATGGCAAGAAGGCGCTGGAGGCCATCAGCAAAGAGAG AGGCACCATCCTGTACGGCACCCCCACAATGTTCGTGGACATTCTGAACCAGCCAGACTTCTCCAGTTACGACATCTCGTCCATGTGTGGAG GTGTGATTGCTGGGTCCCCCGCACCCCCAGAGCTGATCCGAGCCATCATCGACAAGCTAAACATGAAGGAGCTGGTG GGGCCGGGGCTGAAGAAGGGCGGGCCGCATCCACCCAGACAAAGTTGGCTGCCATCCAG CCCCTGTACCAGAGTGATTTTCCAGTCCCACGGAGAGATTCCACCGCCACCCAAGGCAACCCCACCTGGGTATCACAGGGGAGGATGGGCTGAGCAAGGATGCAGCCAGGAGACGGGTCTGGTGACTGCGGTGGGCAAAGGGCAGTCAGTGGTCTGGGGGGACAGTGCGGCCCAGCCAGTCTTCCCTGTATGGAGACACCCGGAGTCCTGTGCCAAAGGCTGA
- the CHAD gene encoding chondroadherin gives MARPLLLLSLGLLAGLLPALAACPQNCHCHGDLQHVICDKVGLQKIPKVSEKTKLLNLQRNNFPVLAANSFRAMPNLVSLHLQHCQIREVAAGAFRGLKQLIYLYLSHNDIRVLRAGAFDDLTELTYLYLDHNKVTELPRGLLSPLVNLFILQLNNNKIRELRAGAFQGAKDLRWLYLSENALTSLQPGALDDVENLAKFYLDRNQLSGYPSAALSKLRVVEELKLSHNPLKSIPDNAFQSFGRYLETLWLDNSNLEKFSDGAFVGVTTLKHIHLENNRLNQLPSNFPFDGLETLTLTNNPWKCTCQLRGLRRWLEAKASRPDATCASPAKFKGQHIRDTDAFRGCKFPTKRSKKAGRH, from the exons ATGGCCCGTCCGTTGCTCTTGCTCAGCCTCGGCCTCCTGGCCGGCCTGCTGCCGGCGCTGGCCGCCTGCCCCCAGAACTGCCATTGCCACGGAGACCTGCAGCACGTCATCTGTGACAAGGTGGGGCTGCAGAAGATCCCCAAGGTGTCAGAGAAGACCAAGCTGCTCAACCTACAACGCAACAACTTCCCGGTGCTGGCCGCCAACTCGTTCCGGGCCATGCCCAACCTCGTGTCGCTGCACCTGCAGCACTGCCAGATCCGCGAGGTGGCCGCCGGCGCCTTCCGAGGCCTCAAGCAGCTCATCTACCTGTACCTGTCCCACAACGACATCCGTGTGCTGCGCGCCGGCGCCTTCGACGACCTGACGGAGCTCACCTACCTCTACCTGGACCACAACAAGGTGACCGAGCTGCCCCGGGGGCTGCTCTCCCCGCTGGTCAACCTCTTCATCCTGCAGCTCAACAACAACAAGATCCGGGAGCTGCGCGCTGGCGCCTTCCAGGGCGCCAAGGACCTGCGCTGGCTCTACCTGTCGGAAAATGCGCTCACTTCGCTGCAGCCCGGCGCTCTGGACGACGTGGAGAACCTCGCCAAGTTCTACCTGGACAGGAACCAGCTGTCCGGCTACCCCTCAGCCGCCCTCAGCAAGCTGCGGGTGGTGGAGGAGCTGAAGCTGTCCCACAACCCCCTGAAAAGCATTCCCGACAATGCCTTCCAGTCTTTCGGCAGATACCTGGAGACCCTCTGGCTGGACAACAGCAACCTGGAGAAG TTCTCGGACGGTGCTTTCGTGGGTGTGACCACGCTGAAACACATCCACCTGGAGAACAACCGCCTGAACCAGCTGCCCTCCAACTTCCCCTTTGACGGCCTAGAGACCCTCACCCTCACCAACAACCCCTGGAAGTGCACCTGCCAGCTCCGGGGTCTTCGGAG gtGGCTGGAAGCCAAGGCTTCCCGCCCTGATGCCACTTGCGCCTCACCCGCCAAGTTCAAAGGCCAGCATATCCGTGACACCGATGCCTTCCGCGGCTGCAAGTTCCCCACTAAGAGGTCCAAGAAAGCCGGCCGCCATTGA
- the ACSF2 gene encoding medium-chain acyl-CoA ligase ACSF2, mitochondrial isoform X2: protein MAIYPWGLRLGRLCAGSPGVPGTRAVLARAWQEARLQGARPLSSAGADRTVPLPVGGLSYIQGLTRQRLINKTVGQCLEAIARRVPDREALVVPQENIRLTFAQLKEEVDKAASGLLSIGLRKGDRLGMWGPNSYAWVLMQLATAQAGIILVSVNPAYQAMELEYALKKVGCKAVTFPKQFKTQQYYNILKQICPELEKAQPGALKSQRLPDLTTVISVDDPLPGALLLDEVVAAGSTEQHLARLRYTQQFLSCHDPINIQFTSGTTGSPKGATLSHYNIVNNSNMIGDRLRLHLKTSEDLRIILPSPLYHCLGSVGGTMRHHPVRHPHNVRGHSEPARLLQLRHLVHVWRCDCWVPRTPRADPSHHRQAKHEGAGGAGAEEGRAASTQTKLAAIQVAYGTTENSPVTFMNFAEDTVEQKAESVGRIMPHTEAQIVDMKTGTLAELNTSGELCIRGYCVMLGYWGEPQKTEEAIGQDKWYHTGDIAVMDNQGFCKIVGRSKDMIIRGGENIYPAELEDFFHTHPQVQEVQVVGVKDDRMGEEICACIRLKKGEKTTAEEIKAFCKGKISHFKIPRYVVFVTNYPLTVSGKIQKFKLRQQMEQHLNL, encoded by the exons CTCCGCAGGGGCAGATCGCACCGTCCCCCTGCCCGTCGGAGGCCTCAGCTACATCCAGGGCCTCACAAGACAGCGTCTTATCAACAAGACTGTGGGGCAGTGCCTGGAAGCCATAGCACGGAGGGTCCCCGACCGGGAGGCCTTGGTCGTCCCCCAGGAGAACATCAGGCTGACCTTTGCCCAGCTCAAGGAGGAG GTGGACAAAGCGGCTTCTGGGCTCCTGAGTATCGGCCTCCGCAAGGGCGACCGGCTGGGCATGTGGGGACCCAACTCCTATGCGTGGGTGCTCATGCAGCTGGCCACCGCTCAGGCAGGCATCATTCTG GTGTCTGTGAACCCAGCCTACCAGGCTATGGAGTTGGAGTATGCCCTCAAGAAG GTAGGCTGCAAAGCCGTCACATTCCCCAAGCAGTTCAAGACCCAGCAATACTACAACATCCTGAAGCAGATCTGCCCAGAGTTGGAGAAGGCCCAGCCGGGGGCCTTGAAGAGTCAGAG GCTCCCAGACCTGACCACAGTCATCTCGGTGGACGACCCTCTGCCAGGGGCCCTGCTCCTTGATGAGGTGGTGGCAGCTGGAAGCACAGAGCAGCATCTGGCCCGGCTGCGGTACACCCAGCAGTTCCTGTCCTGCCACGACCCCATCAACATCCAGTTCACCTCG GGGACGACAGGCAGCCCCAAGGGGGCCACACTCTCCCACTACAACATTGTCAACAACTCCAACATGATAGGGGATCGGCTGAGGCTGCACCTAAAG ACGTCAGAGGACTTACGGATCATCCTGCCCAGCCCCCTGTACCACTGCCTGGGTTCTGTGGGGGGCACGATG AGGCACCATCCTGTACGGCACCCCCACAATGTTCGTGGACATTCTGAACCAGCCAGACTTCTCCAGTTACGACATCTCGTCCATGTGTGGAG GTGTGATTGCTGGGTCCCCCGCACCCCCAGAGCTGATCCGAGCCATCATCGACAAGCTAAACATGAAGGAGCTGGTG GGGCCGGGGCTGAAGAAGGGCGGGCCGCATCCACCCAGACAAAGTTGGCTGCCATCCAG GTGGCTTACGGAACAACAGAGAACAGTCCCGTGACCTTCATGAACTTCGCTGAGGACACTGTGGAACAGAAGGCAGAAAGTGTGGGCAGAATTATGCCTCACACAGAG GCCCAGATTGTGGACATGAAGACGGGGACGCTGGCCGAGCTGAACACGTCCGGGGAGCTGTGCATCCGAGGGTACTGCGTCATGCTGGGCTACTGGGGCGAGCCCCAGAAGACCGAGGAAGCGATTGGACAGGACAAGTGGTATCACACAGG AGACATCGCCGTGATGGACAATCAGGGCTTCTGCAAGATCGTGGGCCGCTCCAAGGATATGATCATCCGGGGCGGTGAGAACATCTACCCCGCCGAGCTTGAAGACTTCTTTCACACACACCCGCAGGTGCAGGAAGTGCAG GTGGTGGGGGTGAAGGATGACCGGATGGGGGAGGAAATCTGTGCCTGCATTCGCCTGAAAAAGGGGGAGAAGACTACAGCGGAGGAGATCAAGGCTTTCTGCAAAGGAAAG ATCTCCCACTTCAAGATTCCCCGATACGTCGTGTTTGTCACAAACTACCCCCTCACTGTCTCAGGAAAG
- the ACSF2 gene encoding medium-chain acyl-CoA ligase ACSF2, mitochondrial isoform X1: MAIYPWGLRLGRLCAGSPGVPGTRAVLARAWQEARLQGARPLSSAGADRTVPLPVGGLSYIQGLTRQRLINKTVGQCLEAIARRVPDREALVVPQENIRLTFAQLKEEVDKAASGLLSIGLRKGDRLGMWGPNSYAWVLMQLATAQAGIILVSVNPAYQAMELEYALKKVGCKAVTFPKQFKTQQYYNILKQICPELEKAQPGALKSQRLPDLTTVISVDDPLPGALLLDEVVAAGSTEQHLARLRYTQQFLSCHDPINIQFTSGTTGSPKGATLSHYNIVNNSNMIGDRLRLHLKTSEDLRIILPSPLYHCLGSVGGTMVSLMYGATLILPCPTFDGKKALEAISKERGTILYGTPTMFVDILNQPDFSSYDISSMCGGVIAGSPAPPELIRAIIDKLNMKELVVAYGTTENSPVTFMNFAEDTVEQKAESVGRIMPHTEAQIVDMKTGTLAELNTSGELCIRGYCVMLGYWGEPQKTEEAIGQDKWYHTGDIAVMDNQGFCKIVGRSKDMIIRGGENIYPAELEDFFHTHPQVQEVQVVGVKDDRMGEEICACIRLKKGEKTTAEEIKAFCKGKISHFKIPRYVVFVTNYPLTVSGKIQKFKLRQQMEQHLNL, from the exons CTCCGCAGGGGCAGATCGCACCGTCCCCCTGCCCGTCGGAGGCCTCAGCTACATCCAGGGCCTCACAAGACAGCGTCTTATCAACAAGACTGTGGGGCAGTGCCTGGAAGCCATAGCACGGAGGGTCCCCGACCGGGAGGCCTTGGTCGTCCCCCAGGAGAACATCAGGCTGACCTTTGCCCAGCTCAAGGAGGAG GTGGACAAAGCGGCTTCTGGGCTCCTGAGTATCGGCCTCCGCAAGGGCGACCGGCTGGGCATGTGGGGACCCAACTCCTATGCGTGGGTGCTCATGCAGCTGGCCACCGCTCAGGCAGGCATCATTCTG GTGTCTGTGAACCCAGCCTACCAGGCTATGGAGTTGGAGTATGCCCTCAAGAAG GTAGGCTGCAAAGCCGTCACATTCCCCAAGCAGTTCAAGACCCAGCAATACTACAACATCCTGAAGCAGATCTGCCCAGAGTTGGAGAAGGCCCAGCCGGGGGCCTTGAAGAGTCAGAG GCTCCCAGACCTGACCACAGTCATCTCGGTGGACGACCCTCTGCCAGGGGCCCTGCTCCTTGATGAGGTGGTGGCAGCTGGAAGCACAGAGCAGCATCTGGCCCGGCTGCGGTACACCCAGCAGTTCCTGTCCTGCCACGACCCCATCAACATCCAGTTCACCTCG GGGACGACAGGCAGCCCCAAGGGGGCCACACTCTCCCACTACAACATTGTCAACAACTCCAACATGATAGGGGATCGGCTGAGGCTGCACCTAAAG ACGTCAGAGGACTTACGGATCATCCTGCCCAGCCCCCTGTACCACTGCCTGGGTTCTGTGGGGGGCACGATGGTGAGCCTAATGTATGGTGCTACCCTTATCCTACCCTGTCCGACCTTTGATGGCAAGAAGGCGCTGGAGGCCATCAGCAAAGAGAG AGGCACCATCCTGTACGGCACCCCCACAATGTTCGTGGACATTCTGAACCAGCCAGACTTCTCCAGTTACGACATCTCGTCCATGTGTGGAG GTGTGATTGCTGGGTCCCCCGCACCCCCAGAGCTGATCCGAGCCATCATCGACAAGCTAAACATGAAGGAGCTGGTG GTGGCTTACGGAACAACAGAGAACAGTCCCGTGACCTTCATGAACTTCGCTGAGGACACTGTGGAACAGAAGGCAGAAAGTGTGGGCAGAATTATGCCTCACACAGAG GCCCAGATTGTGGACATGAAGACGGGGACGCTGGCCGAGCTGAACACGTCCGGGGAGCTGTGCATCCGAGGGTACTGCGTCATGCTGGGCTACTGGGGCGAGCCCCAGAAGACCGAGGAAGCGATTGGACAGGACAAGTGGTATCACACAGG AGACATCGCCGTGATGGACAATCAGGGCTTCTGCAAGATCGTGGGCCGCTCCAAGGATATGATCATCCGGGGCGGTGAGAACATCTACCCCGCCGAGCTTGAAGACTTCTTTCACACACACCCGCAGGTGCAGGAAGTGCAG GTGGTGGGGGTGAAGGATGACCGGATGGGGGAGGAAATCTGTGCCTGCATTCGCCTGAAAAAGGGGGAGAAGACTACAGCGGAGGAGATCAAGGCTTTCTGCAAAGGAAAG ATCTCCCACTTCAAGATTCCCCGATACGTCGTGTTTGTCACAAACTACCCCCTCACTGTCTCAGGAAAG